One Mercurialis annua linkage group LG3, ddMerAnnu1.2, whole genome shotgun sequence DNA window includes the following coding sequences:
- the LOC126671839 gene encoding chaperone protein dnaJ C76, chloroplastic-like, which produces MVLMKDMSLSIAPIYYPFPMKNCPQIPSYFYSNNNRSRLRQKCGRIRCYSRKIEEKNYYELLGVGVDSDGKEIKDAYRKLQKKYHPDIAGQQGHEHTLMLNKAYKVLMKEDLRRQYDASIGRLRMRYGNDNNVLGFSSWNGPFRSQALFIDENACIGCRECVHNASNTFAMDEANGCARVKVQFGDDDCQIQVSVDSCPVNCIHWVDKEELAVLEFLIQPKLKQGYGVFGQGWERPKNVFAAAKSFSSQLKQKPEHFQARSTVDDETPAQAEARANATMKIKRERFSTIWNLVKKFLWLKQVE; this is translated from the exons ATGGTACTAATGAAGGATATGTCACTCTCTATTGCCCCAATTTACTATCCATTCCCTATGAAAAATTGTCCTCAAATTCCTAGCTACTTCTATTCAAACAACAACCGTTCAAG ATTGAGGCAGAAATGTGGAAGAATAAGATGTTATAGTAGAAAGATAGAAGAAAAGAATTACTATGAGTTGCTTGGAGTTGGTGTTGATTCAGATGGTAAAGAAATTAAAGATGCTTATAGGAAGTTGCAAAAGAAGTATCACCCAGATATTGCTGGCCAACAG GGTCATGAGCACACTCTAATGCTGAATAAGGCTTATAAGGTTCTGATGAAGGAGGATCTGAGGCGGCAATATGACGCTTCCATTGGCCGATTGCGAATGCGGTATGGAAATGACAATAATGTCCTCGGTTTCAGCTCCTGGAATGGACCGTTCAGATCGCAAGCATTGTTCATTGATGAAAATGCTTGTATAG GCTGCAGAGAATGCGTGCATAACGCGAGCAACACGTTTGCCATGGACGAAGCTAATGGATGTGCACGAGTTAAAGTTCAATTCGGAGACGATGACTGTCAAATTCAG GTTTCGGTTGATTCATGCCCTGTGAACTGCATTCACTGGGTTGATAAGGAAGAATTGGCGGTGCTAGAGTTTCTGATCCAACCAAAACTTAAGCAAGGGTATGGTGTGTTTGGACAAGGTTGGGAAAGACCTAAGAATGTTTTTGCAGCAGCTAAGTCATTTAGTTCGCAGTTGAAACAGAAGCCTGAGCATTTTCAAG CAAGATCAACTGTTGACGACGAGACGCCTGCTCAAGCTGAGGCTCGAGCCAATGCTACCATGAAAATCAAGAGGGAGCGTTTTTCAACAATCTGGAATTTGGTGAAAAAATTTCTTTGGCTCAAACAGGTGGAGTAG
- the LOC126673760 gene encoding uncharacterized protein LOC126673760 codes for MAYTLKLLNQTVKLPLSSVDYLYCSSSICKTRLVNGKYELTRTLIKQLKPTMAMHCPFSKLLHSESIRNILKLSGRTLSFRRLLGVSFVIGSVGSYNQVAYAMEGQDILVDDRDYSVGLTNVEKYCPLIWIFVKKLWLPAFFLLTVLTNWNHPIMLLTKALLFLFTTKPSPLSVYVFVEQLCQRSMREKPYLCLIKSLYANKVEVEDFKLFCLATVEVKDQKVTLIGVLGGWWTLPLSWRHMSVFWDGALH; via the exons ATGGCATACACTTTAAAGTTACTTAATCAGACAGTTAAGTTACCGTTATCTTCAGTTGATTATTTGTACTGTTCTTCGTCAATCTGTAAAACCCGATTAG TAAATGGTAAATATGAGCTTACAAGAACACTGATAAAGCAGCTTAAACCTACAATGGCGATGCACTGTCCATTCTCAAAATTACTGCACTCAGAAAGTATCCGTAATATACTAAAGTTATCAG GAAGGACATTGAGTTTCAGACGATTACTAGGTGTGTCATTTGTTATAGGATCCGTAGGCTCTTATAATCAGGTTGCATATGCAATGGAGG GGCAAGATATATTGGTGGATGATAGAGATTATTCGGTTGGCTTAACAAATGTGGAAAAATATTGTCCTTTGATTTGGATATTTGTCAAAAAATTATGGCTTCCTGCTTTTTTCTTGCTCACTGTTCTCACGAATTGGAATCATCCTATTATGCTCCTTACTAAAGCTCTCCTTTTTCTGTTTACCACCAAGCCTAGCCCTTTATcagtttatgtatttgttgaaCAG TTGTGCCAGCGATCCATGCGTGAAAAACCATACTTGTGCTTGATAAAG TCATTATATGCCAACAAAGTGGAAGTTGAAGACTTCAAACTTTTCTGCCTTGCCACAGTTGAAGTAAAAGACCAGAAGGTTACTTTAATAGGTGTTCTCGGAGGTTGGTGGACTTTGCCATTGTCATGGAGACATATGTCTGTGTTTTGGGACGGTGCTCTTCATTGA
- the LOC126673759 gene encoding high affinity nitrate transporter 2.7, producing METNSEKQPPISSIKLDNENKATQFRPLSFSSPHIIAFHLAWLSLFTCFFSTFSIPPLIPVIRRDLHLSDADISNAATASFVGSIFSRLAMGPLCDLVGPRIASASLSLITAPIIMSTYFITSASSFILIRFLVGFCLANFVANQFWMCSMFSGCVVGLANGVAAGWANTGAGVAQLVMPQIYSLISNTWLSSSSSTAWRLSFLVPGIFQAFMAIMVLVYGQDSPSGGGYKSKEHAEQAEKRKKDNFLGILLNGLTDYRGWILALTYGYCFGSELTTDNMIAGYFYDRFGLNIEVAGMIAACFGMANFFSRPMGGVLSDKMGKRFGIRGRLWGLWLVQTMAGLLCVVLGRVNSLWRSVAVMCLFSVFVQAASGLTFGVVPFVSKRSLGVISGMTGSGGTVGAVVTQLLLFSGSRFSKQTSISLMGVMMILCTLPVTLIYFPQSGGMFCGPSAYTISAVEDDGDYHLLVQDSERNELLEHEISTRRID from the exons ATGGAAACAAACTCAGAAAAACAACCGCCCATCTCCTCCATTAAACTCGACAATGAAAACAAAGCAACTCAGTTCCGTCCACTCTCCTTCTCATCACCTCACATCATAGCCTTTCACTTGGCATGGCTCTCTCTCTTCACTTGCTTCTTCTCCACCTTCTCCATCCCACCTCTCATCCCCGTCATCCGCCGTGACCTCCACCTCTCCGACGCCGACATCAGCAACGCCGCCACCGCCTCTTTCGTCGGCTCCATCTTCTCACGCCTCGCAATGGGCCCTCTCTGCGATCTCGTCGGCCCTCGTATAGCCTCCGCTTCTCTTTCTTTAATCACTGCTCCGATCATCATGTCCACATATTTTATCACGTCAGCTTCTTCTTTTATTCTCATTCGTTTTCTAGTTGGTTTCTGCTTAGCAAACTTCGTGGCTAACCAGTTCTGGATGTGCTCCATGTTCTCCGGCTGTGTTGTTGGGCTGGCTAACGGCGTCGCCGCCGGTTGGGCCAATACCGGAGCTGGCGTAGCACAGTTAGTTATGCCACAAATATATTCTTTAATTTCAAATACTTGGTTATCATCATCATCCAGTACTGCATGGCGTTTATCATTTCTTGTTCCCGGAATATTTCAAGCTTTTATGGCCATAATGGTTCTTGTTTACGGCCAAGACTCACCGTCCGGTGGTGGCTATAAGAGTAAAGAACATGCAGAACAAGCGGAGAAGCGTAAAAAAGACAATTTTCTTGGAATTCTTTTGAATGGTTTAACAGATTATAGAGGGTGGATTCTGGCACTAACGTATGGTTATTGTTTCGGGTCGGAGTTGACGACTGATAATATGATCGCAGGGTATTTTTATGATAGATTTGGGTTGAATATTGAAGTTGCAGGGATGATTGCTGCATGTTTTGGTATGGCTAATTTCTTCTCGAGGCCAATGGGTGGTGTTTTATcggataaaatggggaaaagatTTGGGATAAGAGGGAGATTATGGGGGCTGTGGCTAGTGCAAACAATGGCGGGGTTGCTGTGTGTGGTGCTGGGACGAGTTAACTCGCTGTGGAGATCTGTGGCAGTTATGTGTTTGTTTTCTGTGTTTGTTCAAGCTGCTTCTGGCCTCACGTTTGGTGTGGTTCCTTTCGTTTCCAAAAG GTCGCTTGGAGTAATCTCAGGAATGACTGGGAGTGGAGGAACTGTGGGGGCAGTAGTGACTCAGTTACTATTATTTTCAGGCTCAAGATTCTCAAAGCAAACAAGTATTTCTCTGATGGGAGTTATGATGATTCTATGCACTCTTCCTGTCACCTTAATCTACTTCCCTCAATCTGGCGGTATGTTCTGCGGTCCCTCTGCCTATACCATTTCAGCCGTCGAAGATGACGGAGATTACCACTTGCTGGTACAAGACTCGGAAAGAAATGAATTGCTGGAGCATGAAATTTCAACAAGACGCATCGACTAA